The region ATCTGAGTATTGGTTACATCCGGAAAGGCTTCAATTGGCATATTCCTGAAACTTACAATACCTGCGATAGCCAAAATCCCTACCCACACAAAGGTGAAAACCTTGTTCTTGATAGAGAATGCTATTATATTTTTAATGAACTTATTCATTCAATTCAGATTTAATATTTCTTATTTACTCTTTTAGTGATCTGTAAATAAGTAACTGATTATTGGTTACTACCTTATCTCCTTCATTTACTCCTTCGGCCACATAAGTAGTTTCCCCAGTCTGTCTCAGTATTTTTATTTCGCGAACTTTTATATTACTCTGAGATCCAAATAACACGACAAAGTATCTGTTATCATCAAAAATTACTGCAGAAGTAGGTATCGCTACTGCAGTTTCATTCAGCGTATTATTTACTTTGATAGTTGCTTTACTATCTGGTACCAAAAGACCTTCTGAATTATCCAAAACCACTCTTGCCTGCATAGCATTGGTTTGTGGATCTATAATTTTAAATATCTTGTCAATTCTCCCGTGGAAAACCTTATCCGGATAACTTAATGTAGTTACCTCTGCTTTCATTCCAAGATCTATTCGGTCGATATCGGTTTCATTAATATTAACTAATGCCCAAACATCTTTGGTGTTCGCTACGTCGAAAATATTGTCCGAACGGTCACTTCTGAGCTGCATATCTTTATTGATGTTCTTTTGTACGATATATCCATTGATTGGTGACACAACAGAGTATATATTACCATTCTTTACGTTATAGATTGTACTAACAGCTTCTGCACGCTTTAGCTGGTCTTGTGCTTTTGTAAGTTCGCTTTTGGCTGTCAAAACCTCATTTCTGGTGTTCAATTTTCCTTCATAAAGTTCCTGGGCCACTCTCAGTTTATTTTGTGCCTCCGCCAAATCTGTTTTAGCATCGCTAAGATCTTTCTGGAAGCCCGCAACTTCTGTACTTCTTATTGTAGCCAAAACCTGACCCTTATGTACATAATCTCCTAGTTCAGCATTTACAGTCAGTACATTTCCTCCTACCAGAGGATAAATATCTATATAACTGTTTCTGTCTGCGGAGATTTTACCAAAGAAGCTCATTTGTTCTTTAATCTGTTCTTTTTGGGCTTCAGCAAGGGTTGTAGACTGCATCATTTCCTTGCTTATTTCAAAGCCTTTTACAATACTTTCTTTTTTCTGAGGCTCTTCCTTGCTGCATGCAGCGAGTATTGAGATTGCCAATAAGCCTGTAATTATCTGCTTCATATACTAGTAAAAGATTTTGGATTGTGTTAAACGATTAATTTCCTCAGCGGATGTTATAATATGTTTCTGTATTTCATAGATCTGCAAAATACTTTGCTTATAACTCTCCATAAAATCGGTGAACTCGATAAGACTTATATTACCTTTTCTGAAATTCTTCAGAATACCGTTATATACAGTTTCCATATCCTGCAAGTCCTGAGGTTTCAAGGAAAAATATTGCTGATATTGATTCTTCCATGTCTGATAAGCAGTATCTACTTGTGAGGTAAGTTCCTGCTTCAGCCTTTCTTCAGTTTTTTTATTTTCCTGAATTTGGTACTCTGCTTTCATCTGATTTCCTTTATTTTTATTCCATAGAGGAATTGGAATACCAAAACTAAGTGCAAGCTGATTGTCGAATGCGGCACCTCTTTGTGTCCAGCGGGTACCTATTGTAAGATCCGGTATACTAAGTGATTTTTGCCATTTTAAATTGAGTTCGCTACTTTGTGTGATCTTTTTAGCTGTCAGATAATCGGCGTTATTTTCCAATGCTTTTTGCTGCAATTCGGATATACTTATCAAAGGCTGCTTCTCCAACTGCTGATTCATATCATCATCAGAAAGTTCAGGAAGAACTTCTGTATCACTCCCTGTTAAAAGTTTTAGTGTTTGCTTTTGCTGAATAATATTGTTACTAACTTCTATTTTATCATTCTGTACATTGATTACCAATGCCTGAAGCCTTACCATATCTTTCAGAGATACATTTCCTTTTTGTGTCTGAACTTTATACGCATTCAACAAATCTGTAAAATACTTCAACTGAACATCCAGACTTTCTTCTTTTTTCTGTTCAAAAAGAATATTATAAAAGGTACTTCTAAGTTGGGAACGAAGATCTACAAGCAGTCCCTGAAATTGCATTTCTGCAATTTCTTTATTCGATCTGGCAAAAGCGATTTCATTTTTTCTTTTTCTTCCTAAAACAAAAAGCTGTTCAATTCCCACTTCCTTAGCACCGGTACTGCCAATATGGAAAATCTTTTTATTTTCAGGATCTATTGCGTTAAGTTCAACGGACAAGTTAGGGAGATCCCATATTTTTGCCTGAATAATATCTGCTTCTGCTTCACTAATATTATATTGTGCAGCAAGCAGTTGCAGATTATTCTTCTGAAAGGACTCTTCGCATTCTTCCAATGACATCCGCTGTTGACTGTATAC is a window of Elizabethkingia anophelis R26 DNA encoding:
- a CDS encoding efflux RND transporter periplasmic adaptor subunit; this translates as MKQIITGLLAISILAACSKEEPQKKESIVKGFEISKEMMQSTTLAEAQKEQIKEQMSFFGKISADRNSYIDIYPLVGGNVLTVNAELGDYVHKGQVLATIRSTEVAGFQKDLSDAKTDLAEAQNKLRVAQELYEGKLNTRNEVLTAKSELTKAQDQLKRAEAVSTIYNVKNGNIYSVVSPINGYIVQKNINKDMQLRSDRSDNIFDVANTKDVWALVNINETDIDRIDLGMKAEVTTLSYPDKVFHGRIDKIFKIIDPQTNAMQARVVLDNSEGLLVPDSKATIKVNNTLNETAVAIPTSAVIFDDNRYFVVLFGSQSNIKVREIKILRQTGETTYVAEGVNEGDKVVTNNQLLIYRSLKE
- a CDS encoding TolC family protein; protein product: MKKCIPFFLMTSVFVYSQQRMSLEECEESFQKNNLQLLAAQYNISEAEADIIQAKIWDLPNLSVELNAIDPENKKIFHIGSTGAKEVGIEQLFVLGRKRKNEIAFARSNKEIAEMQFQGLLVDLRSQLRSTFYNILFEQKKEESLDVQLKYFTDLLNAYKVQTQKGNVSLKDMVRLQALVINVQNDKIEVSNNIIQQKQTLKLLTGSDTEVLPELSDDDMNQQLEKQPLISISELQQKALENNADYLTAKKITQSSELNLKWQKSLSIPDLTIGTRWTQRGAAFDNQLALSFGIPIPLWNKNKGNQMKAEYQIQENKKTEERLKQELTSQVDTAYQTWKNQYQQYFSLKPQDLQDMETVYNGILKNFRKGNISLIEFTDFMESYKQSILQIYEIQKHIITSAEEINRLTQSKIFY